CTGATGACGGACGGCATCCTGCTCGCCGAGATCCAGACCGACCGCGAGCTGCGCGCCTACGACACGATCATCATCGACGAGGCCCACGAGCGGTCCCTCAACATCGACTTCCTGCTGGGCTACCTCGCCCAGTTGCTGCCCAAGCGGCCGGACCTGAAGGTCGTCATCACGTCGGCGACCATCGACCCCGAGCGCTTCTCCCGCCACTTCGGTGACGCGCCGATCGTCGAGGTCAGCGGACGGACCTACCCGGTGGAGGTGCGCTACCGGCCGCTGCTGGAGGAGGACGGCGACGACGCCGACCGGGACCAGATCACGGCCATCACCGACGCCGTCGAGGAGCTGATGGGAGAGGGCAAGGGCGACATCCTCGTCTTCCTCTCCGGTGAGCGGGAGATCCGGGACACGGCGGACGCGCTGGAGAAGAAGAAGTACCGGTTCACGGAAGTACTGCCGCTGTACGCGCGGCTGTCGCACGCCGAGCAGCACCGGGTGTTCCAGCAGCACACCGGGCGCAGGATCGTTCTGGCCACCAACGTCGCCGAGACCTCGCTGACCGTGCCGGGCATCAAGTACGTGATCGACCCCGGCTTCGCCCGGATCTCGCGGTACAGCCACCGCACCAAGGTCCAGCGGCTGCCGATCGAGCCGATCTCGCAGGCCAGCGCCAACCAGCGCAAGGGACGCTGCGGGCGGACCAGCGACGGCATCTGCATCAGGCTCTACGGCGAGGACGACTTCGAGGCGCGCCCGGAGTTCACGGACGCCGAGATCCTGCGGACCAACCTGGCCTCCGTCATCCTCCAGATGACCGCGGCGGGCCTCGGCGACATCGAGAAGTTCCCCTTCATCGACCCGCCGGACCACCGCAACATCCGCGACGGCGTGCAGCTCCTCCAGGAGCTGGGCGCTCTGGACCCGGCGCAGAAGGACGTACGCAAGCGGCTGACCGACACCGGCCGCAAGCTGGCCCAGCTGCCCGTGGACCCGCGGCTGGCCCGGATGGTGCTGGAGGCCGACAAGAACGGCTGCGTCCGCGAGGTCATGGTGATAGCCGCCGCCCTGTCCATCCAGGACCCGCGGGAGCGGCCGTCGGAGAAGCAGGCCCAGGCCGACCAGCAGCACGCCCGTTTCAAGGACGAGACCAGCGACTTCCTCGCCTTCCTCAACCTGTGGCGGTACGTCCGCGAGCAGCAGAAGGAGCGGGGTTCGTCGTCCTTCCGCCGCATGTGCAAGCAGGAGTACCTCAACTTCCTGCGGATCCGCGAGTGGCAGGACATCTACACGCAGCTCCGGACGGTCGCCAAGCAGATGGGCATCCACCTCAACGAGCAGGACGCCCCCGACGACCGCGTGCACGTCTCCCTGCTGGCCGGACTCCTCTCCCACGTCGGCATGAAGGACGTCAAGGAGGGCGCGAAGAACGAGTACCTGGGCGCCCGGAACGCCAAGTTCGCGATCTTCCCCGGGTCGGCGCTCTTCAAGAAGCCCCCGCGGTTCGTGATGTCCGCCGAGCTGGTGGAGACCTCCCGGCTCTGGGCCCGGGTCAACGCGAAGATCGAGCCGGAGTGGGTGGAGCCGCTCGCCGGCCACCTCCTCAAGCACACCTACAGCGAGCCGCACTGGGAGAAGGACCAGGCGGCGGTGATGGCGTACGAGAAGGTCACGCTGTACGGCGTGCCGATCGTGGCGCAGCGCAAGGTGAACTACGGGCGGATCGACCCCGAGGTCAGCCGCGAGCTGTTCATCCGCAACGCCCTGGTGGAGGGCGACTGGCGGACGCACCACAAGTTCTTCGCGGACAACCGCCGGCTGCTCACCGAGGTCGAGGAGCTGGAGCACCGGGCGCGGCGCCGGGACATCCTGGTCGACGACGAGACGCTGTACGACTTCTACGACCAGCGGGTGCCCGAACACGTCGTCTCGGGTGCGCACTTCGACTCGTGGTGGAAGCACAAGCGGCACGAGCAGCCCGACTTCCTCGACTTCGAGCGCGAGATGCTCATCAACGAGAAGGCCGGGGCGGTCACCAAGGACGACTACCCGGACTCCTGGCGGCAGGGCCCGCTGAAGTTCCGGGTGACGTACCAGTTCGAGCCGGGGGCGGACGCCGACGGCGTCACGGTCCACGTGCCGCTCCAGGTGCTCAACCAGGTCACGGACGAGGGCTTCGACTGGCAGATCCCGGGGCTGCGGGAGCAGGTGGTCGTGGAGCTGATCCGGTCGCTGCCGAAGCCGATCCGGCGCCACTACGTGCCGGCCCCGAACTACGCGCAGGCGTTCCTGGACCGGTCGGTGCCGTTGCAGGAGCCACTGACGGTGACCATGGCGCGGGAGTTGAAGCGCATGGTGGGGGTGCCGTTCGACGCGGAGGACTTCGACTGGGCCAAGGTCCCCGACCATCTGCGGATCACCTTCCGGATCGTCGACGAGCGGCGCCGCAAGCTGGCCGAGGACAAGGACCTGGAGGCGCTGAAGCTCCGGCTGCGGCCGAAGGCACGCAAGGCGCTCTCGCAGGCCGCGGCGGCCACCGCGGAGCGCAGCGGCGGTGAGTCGGTGGAGCGTTCGGGGCTGACGGACTGGACGATCGGGACGCTGTCGCGGGTCTTCGAGACGCGGCGGGCCGGTCAGCCGGTGAAGGCGTACCCGGCCCTGGTCGACGACGGCGACACCGTTTCCGTGCGCCTCTTCGACACCGAGGCCGAGCAGGCGCAGGCGATGTGGAAGGGCACGCGCCGGCTGATCCTGCGCAACATCCCGGTCAACCCCGCGAAGTTCGCGTCGGAGAGGCTGACCAACCAGCAGAAGCTGAATCTCTCCGCGAACCCGCACGGTTCGATCCAGGCCCTGTTCGACGACTGCGCGACGGCCGCGGCGGACAAGCTGATCGCGGACTTCGGGGGCCCGGCGTGGGACGAGGAGTCCTACCGGAAGCTCTACGAGCGGGTCCGCTCGGAGATCGTCGACACGACCGTCCGCACGGTGGGCCGGGTACAGCAGGTGCTGGCGGCCTGGCAGGCCTGCGAGCGGCGCCTGAAGTCCGTACGGAGCCCCGCGCTGCTGGCGAACCTCCAGGACGTACGGGGGCAGCTGGACGCGCTGGTGAAGCCCGGCTTCGTCACGGAGGCGGGGATCAGGCGGCTGCCGGACCTGATGCGCTACCTGGTCGCCGCCGACCGGCGTCTTCAGCAGATGCCGACCGGTGTGCAGCGGGACACATCGCGCATGGAGAAGGTCCACGAGATGCGGGACGAGTACGCGTGGCTGCTGGAGCAGCTGCCGCAGGGCCGGCCCGTGCCGCAGCAGGTGCGGGAGGTCCGCTGGATGATCGAGGAGCTGCGGGTCAGCTATTTCGCGCACGCGCTGGGCACGGCGTACCCGGTCTCCGACAAGCGGATCGTGAAGGCGATCGACGCGCTCGCACCGTAGCGCCCGGCCCGTAACGGGGCCTGTGCGGAGGGTGAGTTCGACCCGGGCGCAACCCTCCTGTACAGTCTCTTCTCGCAGCGCAACGCAGAATAAGCGCCGCGAAACCTGGTCCTGTGGAGCAGTTTGGAGTGCTCGCCACCCTGTCAAGGTGGAGGCCGCGGGTTCAAATCCCGTCAGGACCGCAACAGAGAAGGGCCCGCACCGATCGGTGCGGGCCCTTCTTCTCGTTCCGCGCCCCACCCGAGGCCCGCACCATGTGGCGCCGGCCTCTTCTCGTGCCTTCAGGCATGTCTCGCCCCACAGCCCCCAGAGGCCCTGGGCGCCCCTCTCCCGGCCTTGACGGGGTCACATTCGGTCGGTACTTCAAGAGGACAGGGAACGTCCCGCGCAGGGCCCCGGAGGTGGCGTATGGCGGCATCGGTCAGGCACGAGACGCGAGCCCTGCTCCGCGCGCACCTGTCGGCCGCGTCGTCGTACCGTCACGCGACGCGCCACTGCGCGATCTGCCACCGGCTGTTGCGCCAGGCGCTGGACGCTCCGGGGCCACAGTCTCCGACCGGACGTCAAGAGGGCCTCGAGGACGAGAGCGTGCCCGTGGCGTGATCCCCGGAGGATCCCAACACCCTTGCCACGCAGACCTCCTGGAAGCGGTGCCTCCACTAGCGCACGGGCAGGGCGGCCAACAACCACCGCGCCGTGTGACGGGTGTCACCGCATGAGTTTTTGAAACCGTGGCACTTATGGCTCTCCTACAACTGGTCAATTTAATATGTGCAATTGCACTGGGTCTCGCAGTGCCCGCACAGCCGATCCGACACCCCTCCCCAGACTCCGACAAGGCCGCCCACAGAACCCGCCCGCGCCTCACTCCGGCGCACAGGCCCGGACACAAAAAGATCGCGCTGGACCCGGCGGAGTCCAGCGCGATCAACGACGCACCCCTGTTGGGGCAGGAACGGCGTCGCTTGGAGCTGTGGTTCCGAGCGCCTCGACAGGTTGGGGGACCTGCCGTTTTGCCCGGTTATTCAGTTGTTTCAGGCCTCGCTGCGCTGCTGCGGAATGCCCGCGAGCAGAGCGCGGACCTCGGCTTCGCGGTAGCGGCGATGCCCGCCGAGCGTGCGGATCGACGTGAGCTTGCCGGCCTTCGCCCAGCGCGTGACCGTCTTCGGGTCGACGCGGAACATGGTGGCGACCTCAGCCGGGGTCAGCAGCGGCTCGGCATCAGGGGTGCGAGCGGTCATGAGCGGCCTCCTCGGGAGAACCGAACCTTCTCGGTTCATTCCTCTAAATTCTGCACCTTGACCCGCGTTGCCCGAAATGGCGGACGCGAGTCGAGTCGGTTATAGGACGAACGGCTTGTCCTCGGCACTACAACTACACCATCTGTCCAGCCGCGTCGGCCAAACCGATGGAATTGCCCTCCCAGGTGTTCATCAGCGACGGAAGCCGATGGACCATGCCATAGCGGACAGTCACGCCGCTGTGACGATCAGTCACAGGGCGATCAGGAGTCACGAGACCCCCCAAAGCGTGCAATGCTGAGATTCCGCCCACAGTGCATCACGACAGGACGGAAGGAGCCCTCCCCGGGCTCCTTGTCCTATTTTGGCATGAGGAGGGGGAAGCGGCGCAAGAGTGATGTACGTGCGGTCCGTCACGCTTGACGCATACGCCCGGATCGGGACCTACGTCCCTTGTTGACAAGGCATCAGCACATCCGTGACGGGTGTCGGATCGGAAGACGAAACCTCAAAACGGGCGGTACGTCAAACGTCAGTTCGCCGAGCGCCGGTCCCGGACCGCCCGCCAGCGCTCCACCAGCCGCCCGTACGCCTCCCCCGCGGTGGCCGGGTCGCCATCGCGCAGCGCCTCGATCCCCTCGGCCACGTCCGCCGCGGAGTGGTCGTCCTCCAGCTCCCCGGCCGGCACGGCGTGCACGAGCCCGCCGTAGTCCAGCTCCACGAGGGAGCGCGGGTGGAACTCCTCCAGCCAGCGCCCGACGTCCATCAGCCCGTCGATCAGCGGACCCTCGTCCACGGCCTCCTTCAGGGCCCGCAGCCCCCGGGCCACCCGCCGCCGGGCCTGCACCATCGGCGTCCGGTAGCGCAGTACCGGCGCGGTCGGCCCCTGGTCGTCGCCGCCCTTGTCGTACTCCCGCTCCGCGTCGGAGACCAGCACGAACCAGTTGATCGGCACCTGCCAGGTGGCGGTACGGATCCAGGGGCGGGCGTCGGGGTTGCGCTCCAGCCAGCGCTCGTAGTCCTGCGTGGTCTCACGGCGTACGACCGGGGGGATCAGGGCGTCCAGGACGGGCTCCGGGTAGTCCCCGGCCAGTTCTCCCAGGGCCTGCCACCCGCGCAGCCGGGTCCGCCAGGGGCAGACGCAGACCACTCCGTCGACCTCCGCCACGAAGGCGTCGGCGCTCTCGTGCACCGGCACCGCCACCGGCGGGGTGGGCAGCAGGTCGGCCAGGGAGCGTCGCAGCTCCACCTGGTAGGAGGGGAGGTCGGGGCGGCGGGCGTAGCGGGCCCAGTGCTCGCGCTCCGGCTCACGGAAGGCGGCCAGCGGTTCGTACACGCGCAGGTACGCCGCGTAGGGGACGATCACCGAGGACACCTTGGGCACGCCTGCTCCCTCCCCCGCGCTCCGCACCGAAAACCTGCCGGAGCCGATCACAAACGCGCGGGAATCTCTGCAAATCGTCGCACGCCCGTACTCCGTGCGGTGGTGATCCTGAGCACGGTGCGGCGGGGAGACCCCGTCAGGCTCTAATCTCGTGCCACAGTCCCCGCCACCCGCACGGGGACAGGTCTCCACCCGCCGAACCTACACAGGAGTCACCACCGTGACCGACGTAACCGGCGCACCTGCTGATGTACTGCACACCCTGTTCCACTCGGACCAGGGGGGTCATGAGCAAGTCGTGCTCTGCCAGGACCGGGCCAGCGGCCTCAAGGCCGTCATCGCCCTCCACAACACCGCCCTGGGCCCCGCGCTCGGCGGTACCCGCTTCTACCCCTACGCGAACGAGGCGGACGCCGTCGCCGACGCGCTGAACCTCGCGCGCGGGATGTCGTACAAGAACGCCATGGCCGGTCTCGACCACGGCGGCGGCAAGGCCGTGATCATCGGCGACCCGGAGCAGATCAAGAGCGAGGAACTGCTCCTCGCCTACGGCCGGTTCGTCGCCTCGCTCGGCGGCCGGTACGTCACCGCGTGCGACGTCGGCACCTACGTGGCCGACATGGACGTCGTGGCCCGCGAGTGCCAGTGGACCACCGGGCGCTCCCCCGAGAACGGCGGCGCCGGCGACTCCTCCGTGCTCACCGCCTTCGGCGTCTACCAGGGCATGCGGGCCTCCGCCCAGCACCTGTGGGGCGACCCGACACTGCGCGACCGCACCGTCGGCATCGCGGGCGTCGGCAAGGTCGGCCACCACCTGGTCGAGCACCTGCTCGCCGAGGGCGCGCACGTGGTCGTCACCGACGTGCGCAAGGACGTCGTGCGGGCCCTCACCGAGCGGCACCCCTCGGTGGTCGCCGTCGCCGACACCGAGGCGCTGATCCGGGTGGAGAACCTCGACATCTACGCACCGTGCGCGCTCGGGGGCGCGCTCGACGACGACTCCGTGCCGGTGCTGACCGCCCGGGTGGTGTGCGGCGCCGCCAACAACCAGCTCGCCCACCCCGGAGTGGAGAAGGACCTCGCCGACCGCGGGATCCTCTACGCGCCGGACTACGTGGTGAACGCCGGCGGTGTCATCCAGGTCGCCGACGAGCTGCACGGCTTCGACTTCGAACGGTGCAAGGCGAAGGCGGCGAAGATCTTCGACACCACGCTGGCCATATTCGCACGTGCGAATGAGGACGGTATTCCGCCGGCCGCCGCGGCCGACCGGATCGCCGAGCAGCGGATGGCGGAGGCGCGCCTGCGGGGGTGATCCCGCGGCGGTCCTCCGGTGATCGGGCAGGGCCCTCGCAGGTTTGACCGGTACCCGTCGGGGGGAGTTGGAGAGAACTCTCACTTATCCCGGCGGGTCGACCGTCGAAAGGTGGTTAAATCGCCATTGACCAGCGAGGACGGGGCGCCTCGAAGGTCCTGGGGATGGCCACGTGCTGCGGGCGACGTACCGTATGGGCGTGGGCTCAGGTACCGTGGAAGCCCTACGGACCGGTCTCTCCACGGAGAGCCCGTTCCGGACCATGAACGCGTGTCAAGACTCTGGGGCCGTCGAGCCCCGTCGTTGAGGGGGTCGAGCCATGGGGCGCGGCCGGGCCAAGGCCAAGCAGACGAAGGTCGCCCGCCAGCTGAAGTACAACAGCGGTGGGACTGATCTCTCCCGCCTGGCCGAGGAGCTGGGCGCATCGCCGTCGAATTCGCAACCGCCGAATGGCGAGCAATTCGAGGACGATGAGCAAGACGATGACGTGTACGCCAAGTACGCCGACCTCTATGAGGACGACGACGAGGACGAGGACGGCCAGTCCCCGGGCCAACAGCGACGCGGCGCTTGACCTTGTACTGAGCACTTTCCCGGTCGGTGACGTATGTCACCGGCCGGGTTCTGTGCTACCCGCGGGATCTCAGCCGGCGTAGTCGCCCACCAGCGCCGCGCCCGTCTCGTGGTCCGTGCGGTCGGTGATCTCGCCGGCCACCCAGGCGTCCACGCCGCGGTCGGACAGGGTCGCCAGGGCCACGTCCGCCGATTCCTCGGGCACGATCGCGATCATGCCCACGCCCATGTTCAGGGTCTTCTCCAGCTCCAGGCGCTCGACCCGGCCGGTGCGGCCGACGAGGTCGAAGATCGCGCCCGGGGTCCAGGTGGAGCGGTCGACGACGGCGTGCAGTCCGTCGGGGATCACACGGGCCAGGTTGGCCGCGAGGCCACCGCCGGTGACGTGGCTGAAGGCGTGCACCTCGGTGGTGCGCAGGAGCGCCAGGCAGTCCAGGGAGTAGATCTTGGTCGGCTCCAGCAGCTCCTCGCCGAGGGTGCGGCCGAGACCGTCCAGGTGGGCGTCGAGCGCCAGGCCGCCCTCGTTCAGCAGGACGTGCCGGACGAGCGAGTACCCGTTCGAGTGAAGCCCGGAGGACGCCATGGCGATCACCGCGTCACCCGAACGGATGCGATCCGCGCCGAGGACCCGGTCGGCCTCCACGACGCCCGTACCGGCGCCGGCGACGTCGAAGTCGTCCTCGCCGAGCAGGCCGGGGTGCTCGGCCGTCTCGCCGCCGACCAGGGCACAGCCGGCCAGGACGCAGCCCTCGGCGATGCCCTTGACGATCGCGGCGACGCGCTCGGGGTGGACCTTGCCGACGCAGATGTAGTCGGTCATGAAGAGCGGCTCGGCGCCGCACACCACGATGTCGTCCATGACCATGGCGACCAGGTCGTGGCCGATGCTGTCGTAGACGCCCAGCCGGCGGGCGATGTCGACCTTCGTGCCGACGCCGTCGGTGGCGGAGGCGAGCAGGGGGCGCTCGTAGTTCTTGAGCGCGGAGGCGTCGAAGAGGCCGGCGAAGCCGCCGATGCCGCCGAGGACCTCGGGGCGGCGGGTCTTCTTCACCCACTCCTTCATCAGTTCGACGGCGCGGTCGCCCGCCTCGATGTCGACACCTGCTGTTTTGTAAGAGGCCGCTGCGTAGCTGGCACCAGTTGTGTCAGGCATGACGATGAGAACCTTCGTGTCGTACGGCAGGTATTGCGGACGGACGGCTACGGGCGACGGATGGCGTCGGCGGCGGCCGTACCGGCGGGCCCGGCGGCCAGCTCGGTCTCCAGGAGCTGCTTGCCGAGCAGCTCGGGGTCGGGGAGCTCCATCGGGTATTCGCCGTCGAAGCAGGCACGGCACAGGTTCGGCTTGGCGATGGTGGTCGCCTCGATCATGCCGTCGATGGAGATGTAGGCGAGGGAGTCGGCGCCCATGGAGGTGCCGATCTCCTCGACGCTCATGCCGTTGGCGATGAGCTCGGCGCGGGTCGCGAAGTCGATGCCGAAGAAGCAGGGCCACTTCACCGGCGGGGACGAGATCCGGATGTGGACCTCGGCGGCGCCGGCCTCACGGAGCATGCGGACCAGGGCCCGCTGGGTGTTGCCGCGGACGATGGAGTCGTCCACGACGACCAGCCGCTTGCCCTTGATGACTTCCTTCAGGGGGTTCAGCTTCAGGCGGATGCCCAGCTGGCGGATGGTCTGCGAGGGCTGGATGAAGGTGCGGCCGACGTAGGCGTTCTTGACCAGACCGTTGCCGAAGGGGATGCCGGAGGCCTCTGCGTACCCGATGGCGGCGGGCGTGCCGGACTCCGGGGTCGCTATGACCAGGTCGGCGTCGGCGGGGGCCTCCTTCGCCAGCTTGCGGCCCATCTCGACGCGCGAGAGGTAGACGTTGCGGCCGGCGATGTCGGTGTCCGGACGGGCCAGGTAGACGTATTCGAAGACACAGCCCTTGGGCTTCGCGTCCGCGAATCGTGAAGTGCGCAAGCCGTTCTCGTCGATGGCGACGAACTCGCCCGGCTCGATCTCCCGGACGAAGCTGGCGCCGCAGATGTCGAGGGCGGCGGACTCGGAGGCGACCACCCAGCCGCGCTCCAGCCGCCCGAGGACCAGCGGGCGGATGCCCTGCGGGTCACGGGCGGCGTAGAGGGTGTGCTCGTCCATGAAGACGAGGGAGAAGGCGCCGCGCACCTGGGGCAGCACCTTGCCGGCCGCCTCCTCGATGGTCAGCGGCTTGCCGTCGTCGTCCACCTGGCCGGCGAGCAGGGCCGTGACCAGGTCGGTGTCGTTGGTCGCCGCGACCCGGGTGGAGCGGCCTTCCTGCTTGGGCAGGTCGGCGACCATCTCGGCGAGTTGGGCGGTGTTGACGAGGTTGCCGTTGTGCCCCAGCGCGATGGAACCCTGCGCGGTGGCACGGAACGTCGGCTGGGCGTTCTCCCACACGGAGGCACCGGTGGTCGAGTAGCGGGCGTGACCGACCGCGATGTGACCCTGGAGCGAACCGAGTGAGGT
The Streptomyces sp. NBC_01723 genome window above contains:
- the hrpA gene encoding ATP-dependent RNA helicase HrpA, which produces MSTHPAPALGTLAPRLAELSLRDAHRLGRRLEGARKIRKPEARAAVLAEIETEVAKAEQRVGERRARVPVVSYPEQLPVSQKKDEIAAAIRDHQVVIVAGETGSGKTTQIPKICVELGRGVRGMIGHTQPRRIAARTVAERVADELDTPLGETVGWKVRFTDQVNPESTFIKLMTDGILLAEIQTDRELRAYDTIIIDEAHERSLNIDFLLGYLAQLLPKRPDLKVVITSATIDPERFSRHFGDAPIVEVSGRTYPVEVRYRPLLEEDGDDADRDQITAITDAVEELMGEGKGDILVFLSGEREIRDTADALEKKKYRFTEVLPLYARLSHAEQHRVFQQHTGRRIVLATNVAETSLTVPGIKYVIDPGFARISRYSHRTKVQRLPIEPISQASANQRKGRCGRTSDGICIRLYGEDDFEARPEFTDAEILRTNLASVILQMTAAGLGDIEKFPFIDPPDHRNIRDGVQLLQELGALDPAQKDVRKRLTDTGRKLAQLPVDPRLARMVLEADKNGCVREVMVIAAALSIQDPRERPSEKQAQADQQHARFKDETSDFLAFLNLWRYVREQQKERGSSSFRRMCKQEYLNFLRIREWQDIYTQLRTVAKQMGIHLNEQDAPDDRVHVSLLAGLLSHVGMKDVKEGAKNEYLGARNAKFAIFPGSALFKKPPRFVMSAELVETSRLWARVNAKIEPEWVEPLAGHLLKHTYSEPHWEKDQAAVMAYEKVTLYGVPIVAQRKVNYGRIDPEVSRELFIRNALVEGDWRTHHKFFADNRRLLTEVEELEHRARRRDILVDDETLYDFYDQRVPEHVVSGAHFDSWWKHKRHEQPDFLDFEREMLINEKAGAVTKDDYPDSWRQGPLKFRVTYQFEPGADADGVTVHVPLQVLNQVTDEGFDWQIPGLREQVVVELIRSLPKPIRRHYVPAPNYAQAFLDRSVPLQEPLTVTMARELKRMVGVPFDAEDFDWAKVPDHLRITFRIVDERRRKLAEDKDLEALKLRLRPKARKALSQAAAATAERSGGESVERSGLTDWTIGTLSRVFETRRAGQPVKAYPALVDDGDTVSVRLFDTEAEQAQAMWKGTRRLILRNIPVNPAKFASERLTNQQKLNLSANPHGSIQALFDDCATAAADKLIADFGGPAWDEESYRKLYERVRSEIVDTTVRTVGRVQQVLAAWQACERRLKSVRSPALLANLQDVRGQLDALVKPGFVTEAGIRRLPDLMRYLVAADRRLQQMPTGVQRDTSRMEKVHEMRDEYAWLLEQLPQGRPVPQQVREVRWMIEELRVSYFAHALGTAYPVSDKRIVKAIDALAP
- a CDS encoding DUF6274 family protein, whose translation is MAASVRHETRALLRAHLSAASSYRHATRHCAICHRLLRQALDAPGPQSPTGRQEGLEDESVPVA
- the bldC gene encoding developmental transcriptional regulator BldC, which translates into the protein MTARTPDAEPLLTPAEVATMFRVDPKTVTRWAKAGKLTSIRTLGGHRRYREAEVRALLAGIPQQRSEA
- a CDS encoding Leu/Phe/Val dehydrogenase, which gives rise to MTDVTGAPADVLHTLFHSDQGGHEQVVLCQDRASGLKAVIALHNTALGPALGGTRFYPYANEADAVADALNLARGMSYKNAMAGLDHGGGKAVIIGDPEQIKSEELLLAYGRFVASLGGRYVTACDVGTYVADMDVVARECQWTTGRSPENGGAGDSSVLTAFGVYQGMRASAQHLWGDPTLRDRTVGIAGVGKVGHHLVEHLLAEGAHVVVTDVRKDVVRALTERHPSVVAVADTEALIRVENLDIYAPCALGGALDDDSVPVLTARVVCGAANNQLAHPGVEKDLADRGILYAPDYVVNAGGVIQVADELHGFDFERCKAKAAKIFDTTLAIFARANEDGIPPAAAADRIAEQRMAEARLRG
- a CDS encoding DUF3073 domain-containing protein → MGRGRAKAKQTKVARQLKYNSGGTDLSRLAEELGASPSNSQPPNGEQFEDDEQDDDVYAKYADLYEDDDEDEDGQSPGQQRRGA
- the purM gene encoding phosphoribosylformylglycinamidine cyclo-ligase encodes the protein MPDTTGASYAAASYKTAGVDIEAGDRAVELMKEWVKKTRRPEVLGGIGGFAGLFDASALKNYERPLLASATDGVGTKVDIARRLGVYDSIGHDLVAMVMDDIVVCGAEPLFMTDYICVGKVHPERVAAIVKGIAEGCVLAGCALVGGETAEHPGLLGEDDFDVAGAGTGVVEADRVLGADRIRSGDAVIAMASSGLHSNGYSLVRHVLLNEGGLALDAHLDGLGRTLGEELLEPTKIYSLDCLALLRTTEVHAFSHVTGGGLAANLARVIPDGLHAVVDRSTWTPGAIFDLVGRTGRVERLELEKTLNMGVGMIAIVPEESADVALATLSDRGVDAWVAGEITDRTDHETGAALVGDYAG
- the purF gene encoding amidophosphoribosyltransferase, producing MPRGDGRLNHDLLPGEKGPQDACGVFGVWAPGEEVAKLSYFGLYALQHRGQESAGIAVSNGSQILVFKDMGLVSQVFDETSLGSLQGHIAVGHARYSTTGASVWENAQPTFRATAQGSIALGHNGNLVNTAQLAEMVADLPKQEGRSTRVAATNDTDLVTALLAGQVDDDGKPLTIEEAAGKVLPQVRGAFSLVFMDEHTLYAARDPQGIRPLVLGRLERGWVVASESAALDICGASFVREIEPGEFVAIDENGLRTSRFADAKPKGCVFEYVYLARPDTDIAGRNVYLSRVEMGRKLAKEAPADADLVIATPESGTPAAIGYAEASGIPFGNGLVKNAYVGRTFIQPSQTIRQLGIRLKLNPLKEVIKGKRLVVVDDSIVRGNTQRALVRMLREAGAAEVHIRISSPPVKWPCFFGIDFATRAELIANGMSVEEIGTSMGADSLAYISIDGMIEATTIAKPNLCRACFDGEYPMELPDPELLGKQLLETELAAGPAGTAAADAIRRP